In a genomic window of Methanosarcina horonobensis HB-1 = JCM 15518:
- a CDS encoding metallophosphoesterase family protein has protein sequence MQDKEVIDIIKIVHLSDIHFSEAYYIPEIAGAMLEKINQDNPDIVVITGDLTEDGLAAEYNGAKDFIDRIKCKNKVIVPGNHDSRNAGYLFFEDIFKARSSSGCFGEVTVVGLDSSQPELEEGHIGRENYGWIEKAFSTGGFKVFVLHHHLIPIPRTGRGNNVLVDAGDVLELLDRSGVNLVLCGHWHIPWVWRLNDMLVVSAGTVCSSKVRGKASQCYNYIELEAPEPECTRWRLHVCRVFSSGEKERVVDSII, from the coding sequence ATGCAGGACAAAGAGGTAATAGACATTATAAAAATAGTACATCTTTCAGACATTCATTTCTCAGAGGCATACTATATCCCGGAGATTGCAGGCGCAATGCTTGAAAAAATAAATCAGGATAACCCGGATATTGTTGTAATTACAGGTGATCTTACAGAAGACGGGCTCGCAGCCGAGTATAATGGGGCAAAAGACTTCATTGACAGGATCAAATGCAAAAACAAGGTAATAGTTCCAGGGAACCATGACTCCAGAAATGCAGGTTACCTTTTCTTTGAGGACATTTTCAAGGCAAGGTCTTCTTCCGGATGCTTTGGAGAAGTTACAGTTGTAGGACTTGATTCCTCTCAGCCGGAACTTGAAGAAGGGCATATAGGAAGGGAAAACTATGGTTGGATTGAGAAAGCTTTCTCAACAGGCGGTTTTAAGGTTTTCGTCCTTCATCACCATTTGATTCCAATTCCAAGGACGGGCAGGGGAAATAATGTGCTTGTGGACGCAGGGGATGTTCTTGAGCTTCTGGACCGTTCAGGTGTCAACCTTGTGCTCTGTGGGCACTGGCATATTCCCTGGGTCTGGAGATTAAACGACATGCTTGTTGTCAGTGCAGGAACGGTCTGCTCGTCCAAGGTCCGGGGAAAAGCCTCACAGTGCTATAATTACATTGAACTCGAAGCTCCTGAACCCGAATGTACACGCTGGCGTCTTCATGTTTGCAGAGTTTTCTCCTCAGGAGAAAAAGAGCGAGTTGTGGACAGTATAATATAA
- a CDS encoding proton-conducting transporter transmembrane domain-containing protein → MSFLMDNLPMFLIAIPLLMAPVTILTKGSPGLQKAIDIVVGFGLLCLSVLLIITVWNNGIIAYDVGEFGKYGIVIVADLLSAGMVVLNCLIGFLGLIYSYDYIEDRSLNQTYHSLYNLMLAGINGIFLTGDIFNMFVFFEIMLLSSAALIVANETSKVTKISDKMEATMKYLVLNILGGNVMLIAVTSLYASIGSLNMADITLKIRILAEAGTVPWHLYAVGLLFIIVFGGKAAMFPLHYWLPDVHPTAPSPISAMLSGVIIKIGAYGILRVLFMIFAPFQAVYGPIILFMALVTLALGATSAVGQSDVKRMLAYSSVSQIGYVFLGFGMAAMANVAGETEGATIILAASVIYLINHALAKSMLFLTSGGIIHTADTRDMRQMGGMINKAPLMGAAFLVGAMSIGGVPPMGGFISKFMLFDAGLREQFYLPIGIALIFAVFTLFYMFRGWMLIFWGERDAQYGEYSHHKLSPLIVAPILFLAAIVLIVGLYPEPVVQFSQTIASQIVDPQPYIDAVMVRMIR, encoded by the coding sequence ATGAGCTTTTTAATGGATAATCTGCCAATGTTCCTGATTGCTATCCCTCTGTTAATGGCTCCGGTCACAATCTTGACCAAAGGCAGTCCAGGGCTGCAAAAGGCAATCGATATTGTAGTTGGCTTTGGTTTATTATGCTTAAGCGTACTCCTGATCATAACCGTCTGGAACAATGGGATTATTGCATATGATGTAGGAGAATTCGGAAAATACGGAATAGTAATTGTAGCCGATCTGCTGAGTGCCGGGATGGTTGTCCTGAACTGCTTAATTGGCTTTTTAGGCTTAATTTATTCCTATGATTACATAGAAGACAGATCCCTGAACCAGACCTACCACTCTCTTTACAACCTGATGCTTGCAGGCATCAACGGGATATTCCTGACTGGGGATATCTTCAACATGTTCGTCTTCTTCGAAATAATGCTGCTTTCTTCGGCAGCTCTGATAGTTGCAAACGAAACCTCAAAGGTTACGAAGATTTCGGACAAGATGGAAGCTACAATGAAGTACCTCGTCCTGAACATTCTCGGTGGTAATGTGATGCTGATTGCAGTCACGTCACTATACGCATCCATCGGCTCTCTGAACATGGCAGACATTACCCTTAAGATCAGGATTCTTGCTGAGGCAGGGACTGTTCCGTGGCACCTGTATGCAGTGGGCCTGCTCTTTATTATCGTATTTGGTGGTAAGGCAGCAATGTTCCCTCTTCACTACTGGCTTCCGGATGTGCACCCCACAGCTCCGTCCCCGATCAGTGCAATGCTCAGTGGTGTGATCATAAAGATCGGAGCATACGGTATACTCAGAGTTCTCTTTATGATATTTGCTCCTTTCCAGGCAGTGTACGGGCCAATTATTCTCTTCATGGCTCTGGTCACCCTAGCTCTTGGAGCAACCTCGGCAGTAGGTCAGTCGGATGTAAAGCGCATGCTGGCTTATTCAAGTGTATCCCAGATAGGATACGTCTTCCTGGGCTTTGGGATGGCAGCAATGGCAAACGTAGCCGGTGAGACTGAGGGTGCAACTATAATCCTTGCTGCGTCCGTAATCTACCTGATAAACCATGCACTTGCCAAGAGCATGTTATTCCTTACCTCGGGTGGAATCATCCACACTGCCGATACAAGGGATATGCGCCAGATGGGAGGCATGATCAACAAAGCTCCTTTGATGGGTGCTGCTTTCCTGGTAGGAGCAATGTCCATTGGCGGAGTGCCCCCGATGGGAGGATTCATCTCCAAGTTTATGCTCTTTGATGCAGGTCTTAGAGAACAGTTCTACTTACCCATAGGAATAGCCCTGATCTTTGCAGTCTTTACCCTATTTTACATGTTCAGAGGCTGGATGCTTATATTCTGGGGAGAAAGAGACGCTCAGTACGGAGAATATTCTCACCACAAACTGTCTCCCCTGATTGTAGCTCCAATCCTGTTCCTGGCAGCGATTGTACTGATTGTCGGGCTATATCCCGAGCCTGTCGTACAGTTCTCACAGACCATTGCAAGCCAGATTGTTGATCCGCAGCCTTATATTGATGCAGTAATGGTGAGGATGATCAGATGA
- a CDS encoding monovalent cation/H+ antiporter subunit B: protein MASTTVITQTIAKICLMIDMLYSIDLLLIGGNRPGGGFIGGVLCAAGIGLIYVAYGLDDIKKIWNPDWHMWFGYGLLFASITAWSPLSAGHKYFRSAFDFIPVEIGGMHLFELELVSSMFFDLGVYFVVVGGLLFIATKLGTDKGPEGEHE, encoded by the coding sequence ATGGCCTCAACCACTGTAATTACTCAAACAATCGCAAAGATCTGTTTGATGATTGATATGCTGTATTCGATAGATCTGTTGCTTATAGGAGGTAACAGGCCAGGTGGAGGTTTCATTGGCGGTGTACTGTGTGCGGCTGGAATCGGACTTATCTATGTCGCATACGGGCTTGATGATATCAAGAAGATCTGGAACCCGGACTGGCATATGTGGTTTGGATATGGGCTCCTGTTTGCAAGCATAACTGCCTGGTCTCCATTATCTGCAGGTCACAAATACTTCAGAAGCGCTTTTGATTTCATTCCCGTAGAAATAGGAGGTATGCACCTGTTTGAGCTTGAACTGGTCTCATCGATGTTCTTTGACCTCGGTGTGTACTTCGTAGTGGTTGGGGGTTTGCTGTTTATTGCAACTAAATTAGGAACTGACAAAGGCCCGGAGGGAGAACATGAATAA
- the mbhE gene encoding hydrogen gas-evolving membrane-bound hydrogenase subunit E produces the protein MDPFNAIVIAVFLPFILAWTLPVLYSVFKQRIGWISALIAFTCFVLNAQVIPYTMAGTPVKGSFNWLPAAGLSLDFYGDGMAVLLALIVSGVGVIIMSYSNGYMSTKEDLPRYYQWLLLFMGAMLGIAYTDNTIQMFIFWELTSITSFMLIGYWRERPESVYGATKAFLITAGGGLLMFAGFLMLRVVTGTYGISEVAQSSELLSTLHGSPLYVAVLVLIFLGAASKSAQGPFYIWLPNAMEAPTPVSAFLHSATMVKAGVYLVARMHPILSGTPEWLIFVSGTGMITMVMAGFMAFRQTDIKAILAYSTISQLAYLMTMYGYSTAEHPGLGFAAATFHLLNHSTFKATLFLVAGIVAHEATTRDIRKLGGLRKEMPKTFIVAVIAAASMAGVPPLNGFLSKEMFYETSLEIGELVSETYGGPWAFVFPAVAVAGGVFTLMYSIKLVDGIFLGHRTHDHDVPHHVHDAPWVMLAPAVFLVGLIIFFGLYPKFPIEVLIWPAYSGLVPDAEHLHVALWHGVTTPLLMTIATFAIGIVLYKFYDSIAAWQNSFNAKLPWISVNYWYDAIVNNAKPIAHKFAAITQPGPIGVYVKMTLLFMIFLIFWPVYKFSIGLGIGVGDLLPAGINYNAQPYEIVLYSLMILAALGAALLPRYLPAVISLSELGFLVSLLYIYLKAPDLAMTQVCVETLSTIIFILVLMKIPQKFKEPMPAGKVMVNLLISGVVSFGVLAVMLNANMGVLAPFETFNYYFMEKALAMTGGLNVVNVIVVDFRGYDTIGEISVLSLAALGVYSLILSRAKKVKGGKE, from the coding sequence ATGGATCCATTTAATGCAATAGTAATAGCTGTCTTTTTACCATTTATACTCGCATGGACATTACCTGTATTATATAGTGTATTCAAACAGAGGATTGGCTGGATTTCGGCACTCATTGCATTTACGTGTTTTGTGTTGAATGCTCAGGTAATCCCGTACACTATGGCAGGCACTCCTGTAAAGGGTTCGTTTAACTGGTTGCCGGCAGCTGGTCTATCCTTAGACTTTTACGGAGATGGCATGGCCGTTCTCCTGGCATTAATCGTTTCAGGCGTTGGTGTTATCATCATGTCCTATTCAAACGGTTATATGTCCACAAAGGAAGACCTGCCAAGGTATTACCAGTGGCTTTTACTCTTTATGGGTGCAATGCTGGGCATTGCCTATACAGATAATACTATCCAGATGTTTATTTTCTGGGAACTGACCAGTATAACATCTTTTATGCTTATCGGATACTGGAGAGAAAGACCGGAATCCGTATACGGTGCAACCAAGGCTTTTCTAATAACTGCCGGTGGCGGACTTCTAATGTTCGCAGGCTTCCTGATGCTCAGGGTTGTTACAGGCACCTATGGGATCTCTGAAGTCGCTCAGAGCTCCGAACTCCTTTCAACACTACACGGAAGTCCTTTGTATGTTGCAGTCCTGGTCCTGATCTTCCTTGGAGCCGCTTCCAAATCTGCTCAGGGACCGTTCTATATATGGCTGCCCAACGCAATGGAAGCTCCGACTCCTGTCAGTGCTTTCCTGCACTCGGCTACAATGGTCAAGGCTGGTGTCTACCTGGTTGCAAGGATGCACCCCATCCTTTCGGGTACTCCTGAATGGTTGATTTTTGTTTCAGGAACAGGTATGATCACCATGGTGATGGCAGGTTTCATGGCTTTCAGGCAGACCGACATCAAAGCTATCCTGGCTTACTCGACAATCAGCCAGCTGGCTTATCTGATGACCATGTACGGGTACAGTACTGCAGAACATCCTGGGCTTGGCTTTGCTGCAGCAACCTTCCACCTGCTAAACCACTCAACCTTCAAAGCTACCCTCTTCCTTGTGGCAGGTATTGTGGCTCATGAAGCGACTACTCGAGACATAAGAAAACTGGGTGGTTTGCGTAAGGAAATGCCTAAAACGTTCATAGTTGCAGTAATTGCAGCAGCTTCGATGGCAGGTGTTCCTCCACTCAATGGTTTCCTCAGCAAGGAAATGTTCTACGAGACCTCTCTTGAAATCGGAGAACTGGTGTCAGAAACTTACGGAGGTCCGTGGGCCTTTGTCTTCCCCGCTGTTGCAGTGGCTGGCGGTGTGTTCACCCTTATGTACTCCATTAAGCTGGTAGACGGGATCTTCCTTGGGCACAGAACCCATGATCACGACGTCCCTCACCATGTCCATGATGCTCCCTGGGTTATGCTCGCTCCGGCAGTCTTCCTTGTGGGTCTGATCATCTTCTTCGGGCTCTACCCAAAGTTCCCGATAGAGGTTCTGATCTGGCCTGCCTACAGCGGTCTTGTCCCGGATGCGGAACACTTACATGTAGCGCTCTGGCACGGAGTTACCACACCGCTGTTGATGACAATTGCAACCTTTGCCATTGGTATTGTGCTTTACAAGTTCTATGACTCAATAGCTGCCTGGCAGAATAGCTTCAATGCAAAACTTCCCTGGATCAGTGTGAACTACTGGTACGATGCAATTGTAAACAATGCAAAACCAATAGCTCACAAGTTCGCAGCTATAACCCAGCCAGGACCCATTGGAGTGTATGTCAAGATGACACTACTCTTCATGATTTTCCTGATATTCTGGCCGGTGTATAAGTTTAGCATAGGCCTGGGTATAGGTGTTGGCGACCTCCTACCTGCAGGAATAAACTACAATGCTCAGCCTTATGAAATCGTACTTTACTCCCTGATGATCCTGGCAGCGCTTGGTGCTGCGCTTCTCCCGAGATATCTGCCCGCGGTAATATCCCTCTCCGAGCTTGGCTTCCTGGTCTCCCTGCTTTACATATACCTTAAAGCTCCTGACCTTGCAATGACCCAGGTTTGTGTAGAAACACTGTCAACCATTATCTTCATCCTGGTACTCATGAAGATTCCCCAGAAGTTCAAGGAGCCTATGCCTGCAGGTAAGGTTATGGTGAACCTGCTAATCTCAGGCGTTGTCTCATTTGGGGTTCTTGCCGTAATGTTAAATGCAAATATGGGAGTACTGGCCCCGTTCGAGACCTTCAATTACTACTTCATGGAGAAGGCTCTGGCAATGACTGGCGGACTTAACGTAGTTAACGTGATAGTCGTGGACTTCAGAGGGTATGATACCATCGGAGAAATTTCAGTCCTTTCCCTGGCGGCCCTTGGGGTGTACAGCCTTATCCTGAGCAGAGCAAAAAAGGTGAAGGGAGGTAAGGAATAA
- the hsp20 gene encoding archaeal heat shock protein Hsp20 translates to MDKDRRKRSFFDEIFGIDPLQDMEEMFERLSSAMGMSMDNFGQHPFVYGFSVTQRPGEEPEIREFGNIPMFEQTETGEKRYLDIRKPLIDVLESEEAVHVIAEMPGIEKENIQLNATDLILDIETLDGNPKYSERVELPVKVDPQSAKATYKNGILEVTFKRLESSSRTSIDIE, encoded by the coding sequence ATGGACAAAGACAGGAGAAAAAGAAGTTTTTTCGATGAAATATTTGGAATTGATCCCCTGCAGGATATGGAAGAAATGTTCGAGCGCCTTAGCAGTGCTATGGGCATGAGCATGGATAACTTCGGGCAACACCCATTTGTTTATGGTTTTTCCGTGACCCAGCGTCCAGGGGAAGAGCCTGAAATCCGGGAATTCGGGAATATCCCGATGTTTGAGCAGACAGAGACCGGAGAAAAGCGTTACCTTGACATAAGAAAACCTCTTATTGATGTACTGGAAAGTGAGGAAGCAGTCCATGTGATTGCCGAGATGCCGGGCATAGAGAAAGAAAATATCCAACTGAACGCAACTGATTTAATACTTGACATCGAAACATTAGATGGGAATCCAAAATATTCCGAACGTGTTGAACTGCCAGTAAAGGTAGATCCTCAGAGTGCAAAAGCTACATATAAAAATGGTATTCTGGAAGTTACCTTTAAGAGACTGGAGTCCAGTTCTCGAACCTCAATCGATATCGAGTGA
- a CDS encoding Na+/H+ antiporter subunit E yields the protein MKRRTLTYMALPVVWCLVSGQITLGSILLGLIFGVVVVAPFGQLYRLDEVVHPTGDWISKIPKKLKYVYVLIKEIIKANIVVAKIVIKPTIDIKPGIIAVPIRTKTNIGITGIANTITLTPGTLTVDISDDKSILYVHSIDATNPQGVRDSIRDDLEHYVLEAFE from the coding sequence ATGAAGCGTCGTACACTTACCTATATGGCACTTCCAGTTGTTTGGTGCCTCGTCAGCGGACAAATAACTCTTGGCAGTATACTTCTTGGTCTTATCTTTGGAGTTGTGGTTGTAGCACCCTTCGGCCAGCTGTACAGGCTTGATGAAGTAGTACACCCTACAGGAGACTGGATTTCAAAGATTCCCAAGAAGCTCAAGTATGTTTATGTTCTTATTAAAGAGATCATAAAAGCTAACATAGTAGTTGCAAAAATCGTCATCAAACCCACGATAGATATTAAACCCGGAATTATTGCGGTTCCAATCCGGACAAAAACCAATATCGGAATTACGGGTATTGCCAACACCATTACACTTACCCCCGGAACCCTGACAGTAGACATTTCGGACGACAAGTCGATCCTGTATGTGCATTCTATCGATGCAACCAATCCACAAGGCGTTCGTGACTCCATAAGAGACGACCTTGAACACTATGTACTGGAGGCATTCGAATGA
- the mnhG gene encoding monovalent cation/H(+) antiporter subunit G: protein MAIIGTILDIISIFFLVVGLIFLCLGMIGLLRLPDVYNRLHATTKVATLGALGVLLSIIIQAGYTPMGVKAFTVAVFILLTAPISGHMIGKAAYRSGVKPCEVTCLDEYGPTLGPQSVPKKKK, encoded by the coding sequence ATGGCTATAATCGGGACTATACTGGATATAATCAGTATCTTTTTCCTTGTGGTAGGGCTAATATTCCTCTGTCTTGGAATGATCGGTCTGCTGCGTTTGCCTGATGTATACAACAGGCTGCACGCAACAACCAAAGTTGCAACCCTTGGTGCTCTGGGAGTTCTGCTGAGCATCATCATTCAGGCGGGGTATACCCCCATGGGAGTAAAGGCGTTTACTGTAGCGGTCTTTATCCTGCTTACAGCTCCCATATCAGGTCACATGATAGGCAAGGCAGCTTACCGCTCTGGAGTAAAACCCTGTGAAGTTACCTGCCTTGACGAGTACGGCCCAACACTCGGACCACAAAGTGTACCAAAGAAAAAGAAATAA
- a CDS encoding cation:proton antiporter — protein sequence MIITLEQANFLALVVMVVALVPSTYRVLYGPTLPDRIAASDAVGNVLAMIFALYAFQGNSIFLMDVAMLLSIISFVGTVIVAKYLDTGEVL from the coding sequence ATGATAATCACACTGGAACAGGCAAATTTCCTGGCACTGGTTGTTATGGTAGTAGCTCTGGTCCCGAGCACGTACAGAGTTCTATACGGCCCGACCCTTCCTGACAGGATTGCAGCATCAGATGCCGTGGGTAATGTTCTTGCGATGATATTTGCACTCTACGCTTTCCAGGGGAATTCGATCTTCCTTATGGATGTGGCTATGCTGCTTTCAATCATCTCCTTTGTGGGAACTGTAATAGTAGCAAAATATCTTGATACAGGAGAGGTGCTGTAA
- a CDS encoding Hsp20/alpha crystallin family protein, which translates to MVGIRKRKDFFEDFGSELFDNLEEIIEALLEEMGESVPFVYGFSIIHRPGEDPELREFGNIPEYSQKEENFFPSETKEPLIDIFENEDIVHVLAEFPEIEKEDLLLHATAQHLEIKVLGLSGYSENVELPVLVDPKSAKASYKNGVLEVTFRRCSEESPVPIEIN; encoded by the coding sequence ATGGTGGGCATAAGAAAAAGAAAGGATTTCTTTGAAGATTTTGGGTCTGAACTTTTTGACAACCTGGAAGAGATTATTGAAGCCCTCCTGGAAGAAATGGGAGAGTCCGTTCCCTTTGTTTACGGATTTTCTATCATTCATCGCCCGGGGGAAGATCCAGAACTCCGGGAATTCGGAAACATTCCGGAATACTCCCAAAAGGAAGAGAATTTCTTTCCCTCAGAAACAAAAGAACCTTTAATTGATATATTCGAAAACGAGGATATAGTGCATGTACTTGCAGAATTCCCGGAGATTGAAAAGGAAGATCTCCTTCTGCATGCTACCGCTCAGCACCTTGAAATTAAAGTCCTCGGGCTTTCTGGATACTCGGAAAACGTGGAACTCCCAGTTCTCGTGGATCCGAAGAGTGCAAAAGCAAGTTACAAAAACGGCGTGCTTGAGGTCACCTTCAGGCGTTGCTCTGAAGAAAGCCCTGTACCAATAGAGATCAACTAA
- a CDS encoding NADH-quinone oxidoreductase subunit K: MNNFFLELTIALLFGIGTFLVLRRDMMKVIIGFGIISHAINLYIVGGGVFSEGTLVPILEHEQALEGLNQGLIYNDNLTAGILGPITTNPYTEFVDPLVQALVLTAIVIGLATTAFVLTLCYRVNEEYGTIDVQELRRLRE; encoded by the coding sequence ATGAATAATTTTTTCCTTGAGCTTACAATCGCTCTGCTCTTCGGGATCGGAACTTTCCTGGTTCTCCGCAGGGACATGATGAAAGTTATCATCGGTTTCGGTATAATTTCCCATGCCATTAACCTGTATATCGTCGGAGGCGGAGTTTTCAGTGAAGGTACCCTTGTACCGATTCTGGAGCACGAGCAGGCTTTAGAAGGTCTTAACCAGGGTCTTATCTATAACGATAACCTGACAGCTGGAATTCTCGGACCGATAACAACCAATCCATATACAGAATTCGTGGACCCTCTTGTGCAGGCTCTTGTGCTCACGGCAATTGTGATCGGGCTTGCAACCACAGCATTTGTATTGACTCTTTGCTACCGCGTCAATGAGGAATATGGTACTATTGATGTCCAGGAACTCAGGAGGCTTCGAGAATGA
- a CDS encoding CDC48 family AAA ATPase, translating to MTEEMSLRVAEAYHKDVGRGIARIDTRLMQQMELVSGDIIEISGRSKTYAIVWPNVERGQENRIRIDGNLRSNAKVGIDDRVTIQKVQAKHAQRVTLAPSQPVRLVGGAHYILRIIEGRPLNKGQQIRVETVNNPLTFVVASTRPAGPVVVTKDTEIVIKEKSIEEIKAPEGISYEDIGGLRREIQLVREMIELPMRHPELFQKLGIEPPKGVLLHGPPGTGKTMIAKAVASETDANFITISGPEIVSKYYGESEQKLREIFEEAEKDAPSIIFIDEIDSIAPKRSEVTGEMERRVVAQLLSLMDGLKSRGEVVVIAATNRPNSIDEALRRGGRFDREIEIGIPDRNGRKQILLIHTRGMPLEDEVSLGEIADVTHGFVGADLSSLCKEAAMHALRRITPEIDIEEEIPQEIIDNLVVTKEDFREALKNIEPSAMREVYVEVPHVGWDDIGGLEKAKQELIESVEWPLKYPEMFKVVSIKPPRGVLLFGPPGTGKTLLAKAVASESEANFISIKGPELLSKYVGESERAIRETFRKAKQAAPTVIFFDEIDSIAPERSSVSDTHVSERVVSQILTELDGIEELKDVIIVAATNRPDMVDPALLRPGRFDRLIYIKPPGKEGREKIFEIHTKEKPLAEDVSLSELAEMTEGYVGADIEGICREAAMLALREIVTPGTDRKSIQEKAGDIRLSKSHFEKAIRRVKPTTSRETLRAYEKSAELFARYATEFEEESSEAKEQEAKSEEREIPSFLQAE from the coding sequence ATGACTGAAGAAATGAGTCTGAGAGTAGCTGAGGCTTATCATAAGGATGTGGGAAGGGGAATTGCAAGGATCGATACTCGTTTGATGCAGCAGATGGAGCTTGTAAGTGGAGATATAATTGAGATTTCGGGTAGATCCAAAACTTATGCAATCGTCTGGCCTAACGTTGAGCGCGGGCAGGAAAACAGGATCAGAATAGACGGAAACCTGCGCAGCAATGCAAAAGTTGGAATTGACGACAGGGTTACGATCCAGAAAGTCCAGGCAAAACACGCTCAGAGAGTCACACTTGCTCCGTCCCAGCCTGTCAGGCTTGTAGGCGGCGCTCATTATATACTGAGAATAATTGAAGGCAGACCCCTTAACAAAGGTCAGCAGATAAGGGTTGAAACAGTAAACAATCCTCTGACTTTTGTTGTGGCATCTACAAGACCCGCAGGTCCGGTTGTAGTTACCAAAGATACTGAAATTGTCATTAAAGAAAAATCAATTGAGGAGATCAAGGCTCCAGAGGGTATCTCATACGAAGATATCGGAGGACTCAGGCGGGAAATCCAGCTTGTCAGGGAAATGATCGAGCTGCCAATGAGGCACCCTGAACTCTTCCAGAAGCTGGGAATCGAGCCTCCCAAAGGGGTCCTGCTTCACGGACCTCCCGGAACGGGCAAGACCATGATTGCAAAGGCAGTCGCAAGTGAAACAGATGCAAATTTTATCACTATCAGTGGGCCTGAAATCGTTTCAAAATACTACGGAGAAAGTGAACAGAAGCTCAGGGAGATCTTTGAAGAGGCTGAGAAGGATGCGCCTTCAATTATCTTCATAGACGAAATCGATTCAATCGCTCCCAAACGTAGCGAAGTCACAGGGGAAATGGAAAGAAGGGTAGTTGCGCAGCTGCTTTCCCTGATGGACGGGCTCAAATCCAGGGGTGAAGTGGTGGTAATCGCTGCTACAAACCGTCCCAACTCCATTGACGAGGCTCTCCGCCGCGGTGGAAGATTTGATCGAGAAATTGAGATCGGAATACCTGACAGGAACGGCAGGAAACAGATCCTCTTGATCCACACCAGGGGCATGCCACTTGAAGATGAAGTGAGTCTTGGCGAGATCGCAGATGTGACCCACGGTTTTGTGGGAGCTGACCTGTCCTCTCTCTGTAAGGAAGCTGCGATGCACGCCCTCAGAAGGATCACCCCTGAGATCGATATCGAAGAGGAGATCCCGCAAGAAATCATTGACAACTTGGTGGTCACCAAGGAAGACTTCAGAGAAGCCCTGAAGAATATTGAGCCTTCGGCCATGAGGGAGGTCTACGTTGAAGTCCCGCACGTGGGCTGGGATGATATAGGCGGACTTGAGAAAGCAAAACAGGAACTTATCGAGTCTGTGGAATGGCCTCTCAAATATCCCGAAATGTTCAAGGTTGTCAGCATAAAGCCACCTAGAGGTGTGCTGCTCTTCGGACCTCCGGGTACTGGAAAGACTCTGCTCGCAAAAGCAGTCGCAAGCGAGAGTGAAGCCAACTTCATTAGCATTAAGGGTCCGGAACTGCTCAGCAAGTATGTGGGTGAGTCCGAGCGTGCAATCAGAGAAACATTCAGGAAAGCAAAGCAAGCTGCTCCGACTGTAATCTTCTTTGATGAGATCGACTCTATTGCGCCTGAAAGAAGCTCTGTTTCCGATACCCATGTCTCCGAAAGAGTGGTCAGCCAGATCCTGACAGAACTTGATGGGATAGAGGAACTCAAAGATGTGATCATAGTCGCTGCTACAAACAGGCCGGATATGGTAGATCCTGCCCTACTCAGACCTGGCCGTTTTGACAGGCTCATTTACATCAAGCCTCCAGGAAAAGAAGGCAGGGAGAAGATCTTTGAGATTCACACAAAAGAAAAACCCCTTGCAGAGGATGTAAGCCTCTCTGAGCTTGCTGAAATGACCGAAGGGTACGTGGGTGCAGACATCGAAGGCATCTGCAGGGAAGCTGCAATGCTTGCCCTGAGGGAAATAGTTACTCCGGGTACTGACCGAAAGAGTATCCAGGAGAAGGCAGGAGATATTCGCCTCTCAAAAAGTCACTTTGAAAAAGCAATCCGCCGTGTGAAACCCACTACGTCAAGAGAAACTCTGAGAGCCTATGAAAAGAGTGCCGAACTTTTTGCCAGGTATGCAACCGAGTTTGAGGAAGAATCTTCCGAAGCAAAAGAACAGGAAGCGAAGAGTGAGGAGAGAGAAATCCCAAGTTTCCTGCAGGCCGAATGA